From a single Cytophagia bacterium CHB2 genomic region:
- a CDS encoding DUF1854 domain-containing protein, with protein MIETVEQQSETEHLKNSTPLQAQSTSLNLRRREDGRLVLQQLNDNGELAETAVQLACCFPWSYPLQYVSLRDDKGHELMLLESLEHLAERQRRLIEEELGARNFLPRVIAIKAVTDETELFHWRVVTTAGERSFMTRRHERPRRLASGEVLIKDIYNDIYVIVRADDLDAKSLRLLWVYLD; from the coding sequence ATGATCGAAACAGTGGAACAACAATCTGAAACTGAACATTTGAAGAATTCAACTCCTCTGCAAGCGCAGAGCACAAGTCTCAACTTGCGGCGCCGCGAGGACGGCCGGCTCGTGTTACAACAGTTGAACGACAACGGAGAATTGGCTGAAACGGCGGTGCAGCTTGCGTGTTGCTTTCCGTGGAGTTACCCGCTGCAATATGTCAGCCTGCGCGATGATAAAGGCCATGAATTGATGCTGTTGGAGTCATTGGAACATCTTGCGGAGAGGCAACGCCGGCTCATTGAAGAGGAGCTGGGTGCGCGCAATTTTTTGCCGCGCGTGATTGCCATTAAAGCCGTCACTGATGAAACCGAGCTGTTTCATTGGCGCGTGGTCACCACTGCCGGCGAGCGCAGCTTTATGACGCGGCGGCATGAACGTCCGCGCCGCCTCGCCAGCGGCGAAGTTCTCATCAAGGATATTTACAATGACATCTATGTCATCGTGCGCGCCGACGATCTCGACGCCAAGAGCTTGCGTTTGTTGTGGGTTTATTTAGATTAA